From a region of the Triticum aestivum cultivar Chinese Spring chromosome 7D, IWGSC CS RefSeq v2.1, whole genome shotgun sequence genome:
- the LOC123170256 gene encoding O-fucosyltransferase 13 isoform X4: MGAAAGGGVAAVRVVADGNARSVDEEWLHQDRLLRRPQPAAARCMLNLVYPPCNGLCDGIAVARLLNATMVLPKFEVAAYWNESSGFADVFDVDHFIEQTRGYVEVVKDMPEEISLKEPFKVDCRKQKGHFDYVETVLPALLQHRYISLTPAMSQRKDRYPSHAKACYCQGCYNALKLNKKVEAKAMELLQAIPKPFLSLHLRFEPDMVAYSRCEYSALSSKSLDAIEAARGEDRNVLVGDAAHLWRNRGKCPLTPSETAFILQALGIPTETNIYLAAGDGLMELDGFTSIYKNMYTKSSLLTHEDFERMHGNTKAALDYYVSVNSDAYVTTFFGNMDKMVTAMRTMQGLQKTLVLSRRAFANYTAAGLAGDQLAKAMWDAHREDYIMGRGLALPEHCFCEFKL, translated from the exons ATGGGCGCAGCGGCGGGTGGCGGAGTGGCAGCCGTGCGAGTGGTGGCAGACGGCAATGCCCG ctccgtcGACGAGGAATGGCTACATCAGGATAGATTGCTACGGCGGCCTCAACCAGCTGCGGCGCGATGTATGTTAAACTTGGTTTATCCTCCTTGTAATGGA CTGTGCGATGGAATTGCGGTTGCACGTCTTCTGAACGCGACAATGGTTCTGCCCAAGTTTGAGGTTGCTGCATACTGGAACGAGTCTAG TGGTTTTGCAGACGTGTTTGATGTTGATCACTTCATTGAGCAAACTAGAGGTTATGTGGAGGTGGTCAAGGATATGCCCGAGGAGATATCGTTGAAAGAGCCATTTAAGGTCGATTGCCGAAAACAGAAAGGACATTTTGATTATGTAGAAACAGTTCTTCCAGCTCTTTTACAACATCGATATATTTCTCTGACACCTGCCATGAGCCAAAGAAAAGATAG ATATCCATCACATGCGAAAGCTTGTTACTGCCAAGGTTGCTACAATGCACTCAAGTTGAACAAGAAGGTGGAAGCCAAAGCTATGGAGCTTCTCCAAGCGATACCAAAACCTTTCTTATCACTTCACCTTAGATTTGAACCAGATATGGTTGCCTACAGTCGATGTGAATACAGTGCCCTTTCTTCCAAATCACTGGATGCGATTGAAGCTGCACGTGGGGAGGACAGGAATGTATTGGTTGGTGATGCTGCTCATCTGTGGAGGAACCGTGGAAAGTGCCCTCTAACACCAAGTGAAACAGCATTTATCCTCCAAGCACTAGGTATTCCTACAGAGACAAACATTTATTTAGCTGCTGGGGATGGGTTAATGGAACTCGACGGCTTCACTTCGATCTACAAAAATATGTATACTAAATCATCTCTCCTGACTCATGAAGATTTTGAGAGAATGCATGGCAACACAAAAGCTGCTCTTGACTACTATGTTTCAGTCAACAGCGATGCTTATGTTACCACGTTCTTTGGAAATATGGATAAGATGGTAACTGCAATGAGAACAATGCAAGGGCTACAGAAGACATTGGTCTTGAGTAGGAGGGCCTTCGCAAATTACACGGCTGCTGGACTGGCAGGGGACCAACTAGCTAAGGCCATGTGGGATGCTCATCGAGAGGATTATATCATGGGGAGGGGATTAGCTCTCCCTGAACATTGCTTCTGTGAGTTCAAGTTGTAG
- the LOC123170258 gene encoding OVARIAN TUMOR DOMAIN-containing deubiquitinating enzyme 1 isoform X2 — MGDAPPPPPAPLVEGGGSDGAGPDPNSHRLSPETVSVELSMGGDYYHACCGDPDPDHKPEGPQVPYIGNKEPLSALAAEFQSGSPILQEKIKLLGEQYDALRRTRGDGNCFYRSFMFSYLEHILETQDRAEVERILKNIEQCKMTLSGLGYIEFTFEDFFSMFIEELQNVLQGHETSIGPEELLERTRDQTTSDYVVMFFRFVTSGEIQRRAEFFEPFISGLTNSTVTQFCKSSVEPMGEESDHVHIIALSDALGVPIRVMYLDRSSCDTGNLSVNHHDFIPAANSSEGDAAMGLNPAEEKPYITLLYRPGHYDILYPK; from the exons ATGGGCGACGCGCCCCCACCGCCCCCCGCGCCGCTCGTCGAGGGGGGAGGAAGCGATGGGGCGGGGCCTGACCCTAACTCGCACCGGTTGAGCCCCGAGACCGTGTCGGTGGAGCTCTCCATGGGCGGGGACTACTACCACGCCTGCTGCGGCGACCCGGACCCCGACCACAAGCCCGAGGGACCCCAGGTGCCGTACATCGGTAACAAG GAACCTCTCTCCGCCTTAGCAGCAGAGTTCCAGTCTGGCAGCCCCATTTTACAGGAGAAAATAAAG TTGCTTGGTGAACAATATGATGCTTTAAGGCGAACACGAGGAGATGGAAACTGCTTTTATCGAAGCTTTATGTTCTCCTACCTG GAACATATCCTAGAGACACAAGATAGAGCTGAGGTTGAGCGCATCCTAAAAAACATTGAACAGTGCAAGATGACACTTTCAGGTCTTGGATACATTGAATTCACTTTTGAAGACTTCTTCTCT ATGTTCATTGAGGAGCTGCAAAATGTTCTGCAGGGACACGAAACTTCTATTGG GCCTGAAGAACTTCTAGAAAGAACCAGGGATCAGACGACTTCTGATTATG TTGTCATGTTCTTTAGGTTTGTTACCTCTGGTGAAATTCAAAGGAGGGCTGAGTTCTTTGAACCATTTATTTCTGGCTTGACAAATTCGACCGTGACTCAG TTTTGCAAGTCTTCTGTGGAGCCAATGGGCGAGGAAAGCGACCATGTGCACATTATTGCTCTGTCAGATGCGTTAGGGGTGCCAATCCGTGTGATGTACCTAGACCGAAGCTCCTGTGACACAGGCAATCTAAGTGTGAACCACCATGATTTCATTCCTGCAGCCAATTCCTCTGAAGGTGATGCTGCAATGGGATTAAATCCGGCTGAGGAGAAACCTTACATTACTCTGCTCTACCGGCCTGGTCACTATGATATTCTCTACCCAAAGTGA
- the LOC123170256 gene encoding O-fucosyltransferase 13 isoform X2 has protein sequence MWSTAASWWAHHHKRLLLPALFLAAALFFFLASPRSSPSFFALPASREHSPSGSRLIWAQRRVAEWQPCEWWQTAMPAPSTRNGYIRIDCYGGLNQLRRDLCDGIAVARLLNATMVLPKFEVAAYWNESSGFADVFDVDHFIEQTRGYVEVVKDMPEEISLKEPFKVDCRKQKGHFDYVETVLPALLQHRYISLTPAMSQRKDRYPSHAKACYCQGCYNALKLNKKVEAKAMELLQAIPKPFLSLHLRFEPDMVAYSRCEYSALSSKSLDAIEAARGEDRNVLVGDAAHLWRNRGKCPLTPSETAFILQALGIPTETNIYLAAGDGLMELDGFTSIYKNMYTKSSLLTHEDFERMHGNTKAALDYYVSVNSDAYVTTFFGNMDKMVTAMRTMQGLQKTLVLSRRAFANYTAAGLAGDQLAKAMWDAHREDYIMGRGLALPEHCFCEFKL, from the exons atGTGGTCGACTGCGGCGTCGTGGTGGGCCCACCACCACAAACGCCTCCTTCTCCCGGCcctcttcctcgccgccgccctcttcttcttcctcgcctctccgCGCTCCTCCCCATCCTTCTTCGCCCTACCAGCCTCCAG GGAGCATTCGCCGTCGGGGTCGCGGCTCATATGGGCGCAGCGGCGGGTGGCGGAGTGGCAGCCGTGCGAGTGGTGGCAGACGGCAATGCCCG ctccgtcGACGAGGAATGGCTACATCAGGATAGATTGCTACGGCGGCCTCAACCAGCTGCGGCGCGAT CTGTGCGATGGAATTGCGGTTGCACGTCTTCTGAACGCGACAATGGTTCTGCCCAAGTTTGAGGTTGCTGCATACTGGAACGAGTCTAG TGGTTTTGCAGACGTGTTTGATGTTGATCACTTCATTGAGCAAACTAGAGGTTATGTGGAGGTGGTCAAGGATATGCCCGAGGAGATATCGTTGAAAGAGCCATTTAAGGTCGATTGCCGAAAACAGAAAGGACATTTTGATTATGTAGAAACAGTTCTTCCAGCTCTTTTACAACATCGATATATTTCTCTGACACCTGCCATGAGCCAAAGAAAAGATAG ATATCCATCACATGCGAAAGCTTGTTACTGCCAAGGTTGCTACAATGCACTCAAGTTGAACAAGAAGGTGGAAGCCAAAGCTATGGAGCTTCTCCAAGCGATACCAAAACCTTTCTTATCACTTCACCTTAGATTTGAACCAGATATGGTTGCCTACAGTCGATGTGAATACAGTGCCCTTTCTTCCAAATCACTGGATGCGATTGAAGCTGCACGTGGGGAGGACAGGAATGTATTGGTTGGTGATGCTGCTCATCTGTGGAGGAACCGTGGAAAGTGCCCTCTAACACCAAGTGAAACAGCATTTATCCTCCAAGCACTAGGTATTCCTACAGAGACAAACATTTATTTAGCTGCTGGGGATGGGTTAATGGAACTCGACGGCTTCACTTCGATCTACAAAAATATGTATACTAAATCATCTCTCCTGACTCATGAAGATTTTGAGAGAATGCATGGCAACACAAAAGCTGCTCTTGACTACTATGTTTCAGTCAACAGCGATGCTTATGTTACCACGTTCTTTGGAAATATGGATAAGATGGTAACTGCAATGAGAACAATGCAAGGGCTACAGAAGACATTGGTCTTGAGTAGGAGGGCCTTCGCAAATTACACGGCTGCTGGACTGGCAGGGGACCAACTAGCTAAGGCCATGTGGGATGCTCATCGAGAGGATTATATCATGGGGAGGGGATTAGCTCTCCCTGAACATTGCTTCTGTGAGTTCAAGTTGTAG
- the LOC123170256 gene encoding O-fucosyltransferase 13 isoform X1: MWSTAASWWAHHHKRLLLPALFLAAALFFFLASPRSSPSFFALPASREHSPSGSRLIWAQRRVAEWQPCEWWQTAMPAAPSTRNGYIRIDCYGGLNQLRRDLCDGIAVARLLNATMVLPKFEVAAYWNESSGFADVFDVDHFIEQTRGYVEVVKDMPEEISLKEPFKVDCRKQKGHFDYVETVLPALLQHRYISLTPAMSQRKDRYPSHAKACYCQGCYNALKLNKKVEAKAMELLQAIPKPFLSLHLRFEPDMVAYSRCEYSALSSKSLDAIEAARGEDRNVLVGDAAHLWRNRGKCPLTPSETAFILQALGIPTETNIYLAAGDGLMELDGFTSIYKNMYTKSSLLTHEDFERMHGNTKAALDYYVSVNSDAYVTTFFGNMDKMVTAMRTMQGLQKTLVLSRRAFANYTAAGLAGDQLAKAMWDAHREDYIMGRGLALPEHCFCEFKL, translated from the exons atGTGGTCGACTGCGGCGTCGTGGTGGGCCCACCACCACAAACGCCTCCTTCTCCCGGCcctcttcctcgccgccgccctcttcttcttcctcgcctctccgCGCTCCTCCCCATCCTTCTTCGCCCTACCAGCCTCCAG GGAGCATTCGCCGTCGGGGTCGCGGCTCATATGGGCGCAGCGGCGGGTGGCGGAGTGGCAGCCGTGCGAGTGGTGGCAGACGGCAATGCCCG cagctccgtcGACGAGGAATGGCTACATCAGGATAGATTGCTACGGCGGCCTCAACCAGCTGCGGCGCGAT CTGTGCGATGGAATTGCGGTTGCACGTCTTCTGAACGCGACAATGGTTCTGCCCAAGTTTGAGGTTGCTGCATACTGGAACGAGTCTAG TGGTTTTGCAGACGTGTTTGATGTTGATCACTTCATTGAGCAAACTAGAGGTTATGTGGAGGTGGTCAAGGATATGCCCGAGGAGATATCGTTGAAAGAGCCATTTAAGGTCGATTGCCGAAAACAGAAAGGACATTTTGATTATGTAGAAACAGTTCTTCCAGCTCTTTTACAACATCGATATATTTCTCTGACACCTGCCATGAGCCAAAGAAAAGATAG ATATCCATCACATGCGAAAGCTTGTTACTGCCAAGGTTGCTACAATGCACTCAAGTTGAACAAGAAGGTGGAAGCCAAAGCTATGGAGCTTCTCCAAGCGATACCAAAACCTTTCTTATCACTTCACCTTAGATTTGAACCAGATATGGTTGCCTACAGTCGATGTGAATACAGTGCCCTTTCTTCCAAATCACTGGATGCGATTGAAGCTGCACGTGGGGAGGACAGGAATGTATTGGTTGGTGATGCTGCTCATCTGTGGAGGAACCGTGGAAAGTGCCCTCTAACACCAAGTGAAACAGCATTTATCCTCCAAGCACTAGGTATTCCTACAGAGACAAACATTTATTTAGCTGCTGGGGATGGGTTAATGGAACTCGACGGCTTCACTTCGATCTACAAAAATATGTATACTAAATCATCTCTCCTGACTCATGAAGATTTTGAGAGAATGCATGGCAACACAAAAGCTGCTCTTGACTACTATGTTTCAGTCAACAGCGATGCTTATGTTACCACGTTCTTTGGAAATATGGATAAGATGGTAACTGCAATGAGAACAATGCAAGGGCTACAGAAGACATTGGTCTTGAGTAGGAGGGCCTTCGCAAATTACACGGCTGCTGGACTGGCAGGGGACCAACTAGCTAAGGCCATGTGGGATGCTCATCGAGAGGATTATATCATGGGGAGGGGATTAGCTCTCCCTGAACATTGCTTCTGTGAGTTCAAGTTGTAG
- the LOC123170256 gene encoding O-fucosyltransferase 13 isoform X3, which produces MGAAAGGGVAAVRVVADGNARSSVDEEWLHQDRLLRRPQPAAARCMLNLVYPPCNGLCDGIAVARLLNATMVLPKFEVAAYWNESSGFADVFDVDHFIEQTRGYVEVVKDMPEEISLKEPFKVDCRKQKGHFDYVETVLPALLQHRYISLTPAMSQRKDRYPSHAKACYCQGCYNALKLNKKVEAKAMELLQAIPKPFLSLHLRFEPDMVAYSRCEYSALSSKSLDAIEAARGEDRNVLVGDAAHLWRNRGKCPLTPSETAFILQALGIPTETNIYLAAGDGLMELDGFTSIYKNMYTKSSLLTHEDFERMHGNTKAALDYYVSVNSDAYVTTFFGNMDKMVTAMRTMQGLQKTLVLSRRAFANYTAAGLAGDQLAKAMWDAHREDYIMGRGLALPEHCFCEFKL; this is translated from the exons ATGGGCGCAGCGGCGGGTGGCGGAGTGGCAGCCGTGCGAGTGGTGGCAGACGGCAATGCCCG cagctccgtcGACGAGGAATGGCTACATCAGGATAGATTGCTACGGCGGCCTCAACCAGCTGCGGCGCGATGTATGTTAAACTTGGTTTATCCTCCTTGTAATGGA CTGTGCGATGGAATTGCGGTTGCACGTCTTCTGAACGCGACAATGGTTCTGCCCAAGTTTGAGGTTGCTGCATACTGGAACGAGTCTAG TGGTTTTGCAGACGTGTTTGATGTTGATCACTTCATTGAGCAAACTAGAGGTTATGTGGAGGTGGTCAAGGATATGCCCGAGGAGATATCGTTGAAAGAGCCATTTAAGGTCGATTGCCGAAAACAGAAAGGACATTTTGATTATGTAGAAACAGTTCTTCCAGCTCTTTTACAACATCGATATATTTCTCTGACACCTGCCATGAGCCAAAGAAAAGATAG ATATCCATCACATGCGAAAGCTTGTTACTGCCAAGGTTGCTACAATGCACTCAAGTTGAACAAGAAGGTGGAAGCCAAAGCTATGGAGCTTCTCCAAGCGATACCAAAACCTTTCTTATCACTTCACCTTAGATTTGAACCAGATATGGTTGCCTACAGTCGATGTGAATACAGTGCCCTTTCTTCCAAATCACTGGATGCGATTGAAGCTGCACGTGGGGAGGACAGGAATGTATTGGTTGGTGATGCTGCTCATCTGTGGAGGAACCGTGGAAAGTGCCCTCTAACACCAAGTGAAACAGCATTTATCCTCCAAGCACTAGGTATTCCTACAGAGACAAACATTTATTTAGCTGCTGGGGATGGGTTAATGGAACTCGACGGCTTCACTTCGATCTACAAAAATATGTATACTAAATCATCTCTCCTGACTCATGAAGATTTTGAGAGAATGCATGGCAACACAAAAGCTGCTCTTGACTACTATGTTTCAGTCAACAGCGATGCTTATGTTACCACGTTCTTTGGAAATATGGATAAGATGGTAACTGCAATGAGAACAATGCAAGGGCTACAGAAGACATTGGTCTTGAGTAGGAGGGCCTTCGCAAATTACACGGCTGCTGGACTGGCAGGGGACCAACTAGCTAAGGCCATGTGGGATGCTCATCGAGAGGATTATATCATGGGGAGGGGATTAGCTCTCCCTGAACATTGCTTCTGTGAGTTCAAGTTGTAG
- the LOC123170258 gene encoding OVARIAN TUMOR DOMAIN-containing deubiquitinating enzyme 1 isoform X1 translates to MTRRAYLQNDTHIPFFPPAARSPTATKAKVSSARIEAVVSNSVRSPHPQPDTHPHPHPHAPLVEGGGSDGAGPDPNSHRLSPETVSVELSMGGDYYHACCGDPDPDHKPEGPQVPYIGNKEPLSALAAEFQSGSPILQEKIKLLGEQYDALRRTRGDGNCFYRSFMFSYLEHILETQDRAEVERILKNIEQCKMTLSGLGYIEFTFEDFFSMFIEELQNVLQGHETSIGPEELLERTRDQTTSDYVVMFFRFVTSGEIQRRAEFFEPFISGLTNSTVTQFCKSSVEPMGEESDHVHIIALSDALGVPIRVMYLDRSSCDTGNLSVNHHDFIPAANSSEGDAAMGLNPAEEKPYITLLYRPGHYDILYPK, encoded by the exons ATGACGCGAAGGGCTTATCTGCAAAACGACACGCACATACCCTTTTTTCCGCCTGCGGCGAGATCTCCGACTGCCACAAAAGCGAAGGTCTCCTCCGCCCGAATCGAAGCCGTCGTCTCGAACTCCGTCCGGAGCCCACACCCACAACCTgacacccacccccacccccacccaca CGCGCCGCTCGTCGAGGGGGGAGGAAGCGATGGGGCGGGGCCTGACCCTAACTCGCACCGGTTGAGCCCCGAGACCGTGTCGGTGGAGCTCTCCATGGGCGGGGACTACTACCACGCCTGCTGCGGCGACCCGGACCCCGACCACAAGCCCGAGGGACCCCAGGTGCCGTACATCGGTAACAAG GAACCTCTCTCCGCCTTAGCAGCAGAGTTCCAGTCTGGCAGCCCCATTTTACAGGAGAAAATAAAG TTGCTTGGTGAACAATATGATGCTTTAAGGCGAACACGAGGAGATGGAAACTGCTTTTATCGAAGCTTTATGTTCTCCTACCTG GAACATATCCTAGAGACACAAGATAGAGCTGAGGTTGAGCGCATCCTAAAAAACATTGAACAGTGCAAGATGACACTTTCAGGTCTTGGATACATTGAATTCACTTTTGAAGACTTCTTCTCT ATGTTCATTGAGGAGCTGCAAAATGTTCTGCAGGGACACGAAACTTCTATTGG GCCTGAAGAACTTCTAGAAAGAACCAGGGATCAGACGACTTCTGATTATG TTGTCATGTTCTTTAGGTTTGTTACCTCTGGTGAAATTCAAAGGAGGGCTGAGTTCTTTGAACCATTTATTTCTGGCTTGACAAATTCGACCGTGACTCAG TTTTGCAAGTCTTCTGTGGAGCCAATGGGCGAGGAAAGCGACCATGTGCACATTATTGCTCTGTCAGATGCGTTAGGGGTGCCAATCCGTGTGATGTACCTAGACCGAAGCTCCTGTGACACAGGCAATCTAAGTGTGAACCACCATGATTTCATTCCTGCAGCCAATTCCTCTGAAGGTGATGCTGCAATGGGATTAAATCCGGCTGAGGAGAAACCTTACATTACTCTGCTCTACCGGCCTGGTCACTATGATATTCTCTACCCAAAGTGA